In one Nicotiana sylvestris chromosome 8, ASM39365v2, whole genome shotgun sequence genomic region, the following are encoded:
- the LOC138875168 gene encoding uncharacterized protein, producing the protein MEVSLLTRNKLGFVDGTITRDTYGHNFVNHWDRDNAMVKSWIMNNVSRDLLSGVLFHSSAHAIWEDLREHFDKLKDIWDEYDSLMSPPSCECAKSKEYANNLQYQCLLQFLMGLNDGYSQARSKILMKSHVPNVNQAYVMLLQDESQRLVAGGHCVLTENMEPTALFATKQYAQKQGKKNYNLECISLSDSNSNPTWIVDTGATNHMTGNERLLVDATKVGNSGQVQMPNGESAQITHVGNCHLLGGDFIKDVLCVPTFKFNLLSVSKLTKELQCFVSFYPDFFIFQDLFTGRVKGIGKREEELYILRPKGDAEIKEQMRSLAVRGITDSELWHKRMGHVPMAVL; encoded by the exons ATGGAGGTTTCTTTGCTCACCAGAAATAAACTAGGCTTTGTTGATGGAACAATTACTAGAGACACTTATGGACATAATTTCGTTAATCATTGGGATCGCGACAATGCCATGGTAAAATCATGGATAATGAATAATGTTAGTCGAGATCTGCTTAGTGGAGTGTTATTTCATTCTAGTGCTCATGCTATTTGGGAGGATCTGAGAGAGCATTTTGATAAG TTGAAGGACATATGGGATGAGTATGACTCATTGATGTCGCCTCCTTCATGTGAATGTGCAAAATCTAAGGAGTATGCTAATAATTTGCAATACCAGTGCTTGTTACAGTTTCTTATGGGCCTTAATGATGGATATAGTCAAGCACGCAGCAAGATTTTGATGAAATCTCATGTTCCTAATGTTAATCAAGCATATGTGATGTTGCTTCAAGATGAGAGTCAAAGACTAGTAGCAGGAGGGCATTGTGTGTTGACTGAAAACATGGAACCTACTGCTCTATTCGCTACAAAACAGTATGCTCAGAAGCAAGGGAAGAAGAATTATAATCTGGAGT GTATTTCTCTATCTGATTCCAATTCTAATCCTACTTGGATAGTAGACACAGGAGCTACTAATCATATGACAGGTAATGAACGATTGTTGGTTGATGCTACTAAAGTAGGAAATTCAGGACAGGTTCAAATGCCTAATGGAGAATCTGCTCAAATTACTCATGTAGGAAATTGCCATTTATTAGGAGGTGATTTCATCAAAGATGTTCTATGTGTACCAACTTTTAAATTCAACCTTTTATCAGTTTCAAAACTGACTAAAGAATTGCAGTGCTTTGTTAGCTTCTATCCTGATTTCTTTATCTTCCAAGACCTCTTCACTGGGAGGGTGAAGGGGATTGGTAAAAGGGAAGAAGAGCTCTATATCTTGAGACCAAAAGGAGATGCTGAAATCAAGGAGCAGATGAGGTCTTTGGCAGTAAGAGGGATCACAGATTCAGAGTTGTGGCACAAGAGGATGGGTCATGTACCTATGGCAGTCTTATGA